Proteins from one uncultured Anaeromusa sp. genomic window:
- a CDS encoding APC family permease yields the protein MTNETKSKFGFWSIVLLGINAVIGSGIFLLPGKAMALIGPGSVFVYLFMTLVVLTIALCFAECAGKFSRNGAAYVYAREAFGEFVGFEVGIMRWAIGIIAWAAMAVGFVTALSAVWPPALQEPYKTTIILTILCGLGLLNYLGVKLAKVVNNLITIGKVLPLLFFVVLGAFFIDFGNFTPLYPKGFDLDSFGAAALLIFYAFTGFEALAVAAEDMENPRRNLPLALMMVMGFCSIVYFMVQAVAVGTLGADLAKSVAPVADSANAIFGPAGKWLVTIGTLISIGGINVAASFLTPRSGVALAQDGLVPRKIAENGRFNTPTWAIFITVLLAIPVALSGSFVKLAAISVVSRFAQYVPTCLAVIVLRKKRPDLEGFFRLPLVPFIPIAAVAVSIWLVSKASMEQILWGLGAMALGVPLYFFMKKQENA from the coding sequence ATGACTAACGAAACAAAAAGTAAGTTCGGTTTTTGGAGCATTGTGCTTTTGGGGATTAACGCGGTTATCGGTTCCGGAATTTTTCTATTGCCAGGCAAGGCCATGGCCTTAATTGGGCCGGGAAGTGTGTTTGTATACCTTTTCATGACGTTGGTGGTGTTGACCATCGCTCTTTGCTTTGCCGAGTGCGCCGGTAAATTTAGCCGCAACGGCGCGGCTTATGTGTATGCCAGGGAAGCCTTCGGCGAGTTCGTCGGGTTTGAAGTGGGCATTATGCGCTGGGCTATCGGTATTATTGCCTGGGCGGCGATGGCGGTGGGTTTTGTGACGGCTTTAAGCGCCGTATGGCCGCCTGCCTTGCAGGAGCCGTACAAGACGACCATTATTTTGACCATTCTCTGCGGCTTGGGATTGCTAAACTACCTAGGCGTGAAGCTGGCGAAGGTCGTCAACAATTTGATTACCATAGGCAAGGTACTGCCGCTGTTGTTCTTTGTGGTTCTGGGCGCGTTCTTTATCGACTTCGGGAACTTTACGCCGTTATATCCGAAAGGCTTTGATTTGGATTCCTTTGGCGCGGCAGCGTTGCTCATCTTTTACGCCTTTACCGGTTTTGAAGCGCTGGCCGTAGCGGCGGAGGACATGGAAAACCCTCGGCGCAACCTGCCTTTGGCACTCATGATGGTCATGGGCTTTTGCTCAATAGTGTATTTCATGGTGCAGGCGGTAGCGGTGGGTACGCTGGGCGCGGATTTGGCGAAAAGCGTGGCGCCTGTGGCGGATTCCGCCAATGCCATTTTCGGACCGGCCGGCAAGTGGCTGGTGACCATCGGGACGCTGATTTCCATCGGCGGCATTAATGTGGCGGCGTCGTTCCTGACGCCTCGCAGCGGCGTAGCGTTGGCGCAAGATGGTCTGGTTCCTCGTAAGATTGCGGAAAACGGACGGTTTAACACGCCGACTTGGGCGATTTTCATTACGGTATTATTGGCGATTCCCGTGGCGCTTTCAGGCAGCTTCGTCAAGCTGGCGGCGATTAGCGTGGTGTCTCGTTTCGCCCAGTACGTGCCAACCTGTTTGGCGGTCATTGTACTGCGTAAAAAACGTCCGGATTTGGAAGGCTTTTTCCGGCTGCCGCTGGTTCCGTTTATTCCTATCGCGGCGGTGGCGGTCAGCATTTGGCTGGTATCTAAGGCTTCTATGGAACAGATTCTCTGGGGTCTGGGGGCGATGGCCTTGGGTGTGCCTCTTTACTTTTTCATGAAAAAACAAGAAAACGCCTGA
- a CDS encoding RraA family protein: protein MANVGLRIKKNMVRPSKELIQSFAGLPVANIADMMNRMFCVDAKIRPMNAAPLVGPAFTIKARPGDNLLLHKALDLAQPGDILVVDAQGDMSNSIMGELMVMWAIKKGLGGFVIDGAIRDIGAIKNMDIPIYAAGLNPAGPYKDGPGEINFPVSCGGVVINPGDILVGDEDGVVVIKPEDAPEVLKKTQAKNQAEQQTMKDIEKLAWDRTWVDKALAERGCEYID, encoded by the coding sequence ATGGCTAATGTTGGGTTGCGTATCAAAAAGAATATGGTTCGGCCTTCGAAGGAGTTGATTCAAAGCTTTGCGGGTTTGCCGGTCGCGAATATTGCGGATATGATGAATCGCATGTTTTGCGTTGACGCCAAAATCCGTCCGATGAATGCCGCACCATTAGTAGGGCCTGCTTTTACGATTAAAGCTAGACCGGGAGATAATCTCTTGCTGCATAAAGCGTTGGATTTGGCGCAGCCTGGAGATATTTTAGTTGTGGACGCGCAAGGCGACATGAGCAACTCCATTATGGGCGAATTGATGGTTATGTGGGCGATAAAAAAAGGCCTAGGCGGTTTTGTAATTGACGGCGCCATTCGTGATATCGGCGCCATTAAAAACATGGACATTCCGATTTATGCGGCAGGCTTGAATCCGGCTGGTCCTTATAAAGACGGCCCGGGAGAAATCAATTTCCCCGTATCTTGCGGCGGTGTCGTGATCAATCCCGGCGACATTCTGGTAGGCGATGAAGATGGCGTGGTTGTGATTAAGCCGGAAGATGCGCCGGAAGTATTGAAAAAAACACAGGCCAAAAATCAAGCGGAGCAACAGACTATGAAGGATATTGAAAAATTAGCGTGGGATCGCACCTGGGTAGACAAGGCGCTTGCCGAACGCGGCTGCGAATATATTGATTAG
- a CDS encoding hydroxyacid dehydrogenase, which produces MKTYIFDPISDQALAYAQKNLDVVTWDSDKIRSYAEAEAVIVRTFKMSQKVIDQMPKLKIIAKHGVGVDNIDIPYAKNKNIVVTNTPEANMNSVAELAIGLAFSCVRKITQSHLAALDGLEKNSPMYLSGYEMAGKTLGLIGLGKIGLSVGKKLRDAFAVNVIVYDPFTAAEQCSSLGFAKVATLEELCRASDIISISVPLTEKTRNMISAQELSWMKKTAVLVNTSRGGIVSEDDLYEALKSNKLFGAALDVFVEEPIKIDHPLLTCENFIATPHNGANTADALIRMGIGAVDEIVRAKNGDEVHAKL; this is translated from the coding sequence ATGAAAACATATATTTTTGATCCGATATCAGATCAGGCGCTAGCGTATGCGCAGAAAAACCTGGATGTAGTAACCTGGGATAGCGATAAAATTAGAAGTTATGCGGAAGCGGAAGCGGTAATTGTCAGGACCTTTAAGATGTCGCAGAAAGTTATTGATCAGATGCCGAAGCTGAAGATCATTGCCAAACATGGTGTAGGGGTGGATAATATCGACATTCCTTATGCAAAAAACAAAAATATTGTGGTAACCAATACGCCGGAAGCCAACATGAATTCTGTTGCCGAATTGGCTATAGGTCTTGCCTTTAGCTGTGTGCGGAAAATTACTCAGAGCCATTTGGCCGCCTTAGACGGTCTCGAAAAAAATTCACCTATGTATTTAAGCGGTTATGAAATGGCGGGGAAAACACTGGGGCTAATCGGCCTGGGGAAAATCGGCCTGTCTGTTGGCAAGAAACTTCGTGACGCATTTGCTGTAAATGTTATTGTATATGATCCTTTTACTGCGGCAGAACAGTGTAGTTCACTAGGCTTTGCAAAAGTAGCTACTCTTGAAGAATTATGCCGAGCTAGTGATATTATCTCTATTTCGGTACCGTTGACGGAAAAAACGAGAAATATGATTTCGGCGCAAGAGCTGTCGTGGATGAAGAAAACGGCTGTGCTTGTTAATACATCTCGCGGTGGTATCGTAAGTGAAGATGATCTATATGAGGCATTGAAAAGTAATAAACTGTTCGGAGCAGCATTAGATGTGTTTGTGGAAGAACCTATCAAAATTGATCATCCTTTATTAACTTGTGAAAACTTTATTGCTACTCCTCACAATGGCGCCAATACAGCAGATGCTCTCATTCGGATGGGAATTGGCGCCGTCGATGAAATTGTACGGGCTAAAAATGGTGACGAAGTCCACGCTAAATTATGA
- a CDS encoding L-serine ammonia-lyase, iron-sulfur-dependent, subunit alpha: MKQEDILELLHAEVLPTMGCTEPGAVALAAAHAAKVLAGKVQTVEVTVNSNVYKNGVAVGIPGTGETGMEIAAALGALVAQPEKQLSVLSELSPETLAAARRMLADQAVTVRVHPDKTSLWVEVILRSGESWSRAVIEEKHTRLVLLETAKETVFALAQDEREAAIHTDSRSFLRQPQVTVAKLIEAVTKIPPTELEFLQEGVDMNVAAAEKGIEKRLGMGIGAFYRDLQVKGMAGEDIIYEAKTLTAAAADARMSGEPVPVMSSAGSGNHGITAILPVYVAAKAFHKSHEELLRAVAISHLINVYVKIHTGNLSALCGCAVAAATGATAAVTWLMEPDKAKTVEMAIKNVVANLTGMICDGGKVGCALKLSTAAATALESSLMAVRGIVVPDSNGIIAPTVEDTIRNLGRVSAPGMLETDKVITGVMLEKQEKSRQQARGN, from the coding sequence GTGAAGCAAGAAGATATTTTGGAATTGCTCCATGCGGAGGTGCTGCCGACGATGGGTTGCACCGAACCGGGCGCGGTGGCGCTGGCGGCGGCTCATGCGGCGAAAGTCTTAGCGGGCAAGGTGCAAACGGTGGAAGTGACGGTGAACAGCAATGTCTATAAAAACGGCGTGGCTGTAGGCATTCCCGGCACAGGGGAAACCGGAATGGAAATCGCTGCGGCTTTGGGGGCGCTGGTGGCGCAGCCGGAAAAGCAGCTTTCGGTGCTGTCGGAGCTTTCGCCGGAGACTCTAGCTGCGGCGCGGCGGATGCTGGCGGACCAGGCGGTAACGGTGCGGGTGCATCCGGATAAGACGTCCTTATGGGTCGAAGTCATTCTGCGCAGCGGCGAAAGCTGGAGCCGCGCAGTGATTGAAGAAAAGCACACACGGTTGGTGCTGTTGGAAACGGCTAAAGAAACGGTATTCGCTTTGGCGCAGGATGAACGGGAAGCAGCCATTCATACGGACAGCCGCAGCTTTCTGCGACAGCCTCAGGTGACGGTGGCCAAGCTGATCGAAGCGGTAACCAAGATTCCGCCAACGGAGCTGGAATTTTTGCAAGAAGGCGTCGATATGAACGTCGCCGCCGCCGAAAAGGGGATCGAAAAGCGTCTGGGCATGGGCATCGGCGCTTTCTATCGGGATTTGCAGGTCAAAGGCATGGCTGGCGAGGACATCATTTACGAGGCCAAGACGCTGACAGCGGCTGCGGCTGACGCCCGCATGTCCGGCGAGCCGGTGCCGGTTATGTCCAGCGCGGGCAGCGGCAATCACGGCATTACGGCTATCTTGCCGGTATATGTAGCGGCAAAGGCTTTTCATAAAAGTCATGAGGAGCTGCTAAGGGCTGTGGCGATTAGTCATTTAATTAATGTGTACGTCAAGATCCATACGGGCAATCTCTCCGCTCTTTGCGGCTGCGCCGTAGCGGCGGCCACCGGAGCGACGGCGGCGGTTACCTGGCTGATGGAACCGGACAAGGCGAAAACGGTAGAAATGGCGATTAAGAATGTCGTCGCCAATCTGACCGGCATGATCTGTGATGGCGGCAAGGTGGGTTGTGCTCTGAAGCTGTCCACCGCCGCGGCAACAGCCCTCGAAAGTTCGCTGATGGCGGTGCGGGGCATTGTGGTGCCTGACAGCAACGGCATCATCGCTCCAACCGTGGAAGATACCATTCGCAACCTGGGCCGCGTCAGCGCCCCGGGCATGCTGGAAACCGACAAGGTCATCACCGGCGTGATGCTGGAAAAACAAGAAAAATCCCGCCAGCAAGCGCGCGGGAACTGA
- a CDS encoding LytTR family DNA-binding domain-containing protein: protein MRVLIADDESHIVMELEYILSHMQDVKVLKSCISGNAALEAIVKLEPDVVFLDIEMPGLSGIQLGHILKTIQKPPYIIYVTAHEKFALEAFKVGARGYILKPFSEEDIKEQIRLAAINFAEVEKQIPEEEKRKFASIPKVGVEINGRFSLLDQQDIMMAYASDRSVYIRAEGRDYVCQFSLSELENRLQKETFFRCHRNYIVNLYRVIEVRPWFNNTYVLLMDDNKTEVPVSRSQRIAIKNMFNL from the coding sequence GTGCGTGTTCTAATAGCCGATGATGAAAGCCATATTGTTATGGAGTTAGAATATATTCTTAGTCATATGCAAGACGTGAAAGTTTTAAAATCGTGTATTTCTGGAAATGCGGCGTTAGAAGCGATTGTTAAGCTTGAACCGGATGTAGTGTTTTTAGATATTGAGATGCCTGGATTGTCAGGAATTCAACTTGGTCATATTCTTAAGACCATTCAAAAACCACCCTATATTATCTACGTTACAGCACATGAAAAATTTGCTCTTGAGGCATTTAAGGTTGGGGCGAGAGGGTATATTCTAAAACCTTTTTCAGAAGAGGATATAAAAGAGCAAATTCGCCTAGCGGCAATTAACTTTGCTGAAGTTGAAAAACAAATACCCGAAGAGGAAAAAAGGAAATTTGCTAGTATTCCTAAGGTTGGGGTAGAAATCAACGGACGATTTTCTTTGTTGGACCAACAAGATATTATGATGGCTTATGCGAGCGATAGATCTGTTTATATACGGGCGGAGGGGCGCGATTACGTTTGTCAATTTTCTCTTTCAGAATTGGAAAATAGACTTCAAAAAGAAACGTTTTTTCGGTGTCATCGGAACTACATCGTAAATCTTTATCGGGTTATAGAAGTGAGACCGTGGTTTAATAATACCTATGTATTGCTAATGGATGATAATAAAACCGAAGTGCCTGTAAGTCGTTCGCAGCGCATTGCGATAAAAAACATGTTCAACTTGTAA
- a CDS encoding sigma 54-interacting transcriptional regulator — protein sequence MKTIAIVTNGVTQLGAFLKDNLEEVLAGYVDIRLYALNALAQPARLEEDVVLVMLKSKVLEVEGYVPDTSRILVVQRTVREGAVEPLLSLPEGTRVLVVNDAPETTLETVAFLYQVGLRHLRLIPYDPDKAVDCLLATTPGEAHLVPPPISMIVDLGNRVIDISTFLEIINRLGLECAELSRRLVLYAESTVNVAGGIKEQQRQLFLQKAQLESVVDLAKEGLLLLDVQGRILVANAAMRELLKLEGDACLGRKAAKVLPAPLAALLPGGDVRGEVVEMAGRELLVGKQTILQFGAPAGCCLSVQDITYLRQLEKTKERRLRSQGLMARYCFADIRTQSVQMRECLQLAERMAASGLTVLIAGESGTGKELLAQSLHNASPRKHQPFVAVNCAAVPEALLESELFGYEGGAFTGALREGKRGLFEQAHGGTVFLDEVGDMPLALQARLLRVLQEKQLTRLGSSQVLNVDIRVVAATHLDLRQLVETGRFRQDLYYRLHVLPLVVPPLRERREDILPLLSFFLGEQGRPQLTADEGAQAALLAYAWPGNIRELQNVAAYAAFAAGERIGEADLPYYVRETPLEEEAFRRHSAWPLAQRVLVCLAAGPAGRKTLGVRLLEQGAPCGEGEVRRALEWLQSWGLAEAQTGRGGSRLTEKGVAVARQLALLC from the coding sequence GCTATGTAGACATCCGTCTCTATGCGTTGAATGCGTTGGCGCAGCCGGCGCGGCTGGAAGAAGACGTGGTGCTGGTGATGCTGAAAAGCAAGGTGCTGGAGGTGGAGGGCTATGTGCCGGATACCAGCCGCATTCTGGTGGTGCAGCGGACGGTGCGCGAAGGGGCGGTAGAGCCTCTGTTGTCTTTGCCTGAGGGAACGAGGGTGCTGGTGGTCAACGACGCGCCGGAGACGACGCTGGAGACGGTGGCCTTTTTGTACCAGGTTGGTTTGCGGCATTTGCGCTTGATTCCGTATGACCCGGATAAAGCCGTAGACTGCCTGTTGGCGACGACTCCCGGGGAGGCCCATTTGGTGCCGCCGCCGATTTCGATGATTGTCGATTTAGGCAATCGGGTAATTGATATCTCGACCTTTTTAGAAATCATCAACCGTTTGGGTTTGGAGTGCGCCGAACTCAGCCGGCGTTTGGTCTTATATGCGGAGTCGACTGTTAATGTGGCAGGCGGCATCAAAGAACAGCAGCGACAGCTGTTTTTGCAGAAGGCGCAGCTGGAGTCGGTGGTGGATTTGGCTAAAGAGGGCCTGTTACTGTTGGATGTGCAAGGGCGTATTTTGGTTGCCAACGCGGCGATGCGGGAATTGCTGAAGCTGGAAGGCGACGCCTGTTTGGGCCGGAAGGCGGCAAAGGTACTTCCTGCGCCTTTGGCGGCGCTTTTGCCTGGCGGTGATGTGCGGGGCGAAGTGGTGGAAATGGCCGGACGGGAGCTGTTGGTAGGAAAGCAGACTATTTTGCAGTTTGGCGCGCCGGCGGGCTGCTGCCTCAGCGTGCAGGACATCACCTATCTGCGGCAGTTGGAAAAGACCAAGGAACGCCGGCTGCGTTCCCAAGGGCTGATGGCGAGGTATTGTTTTGCAGATATCCGTACGCAATCCGTGCAAATGAGGGAATGCTTGCAACTGGCGGAGCGGATGGCGGCGTCCGGACTGACGGTGCTGATTGCCGGCGAAAGCGGCACAGGCAAGGAGCTTTTAGCGCAGTCTCTTCATAACGCGTCGCCGCGCAAGCATCAGCCTTTTGTGGCGGTAAACTGCGCTGCTGTGCCGGAGGCTCTCTTGGAAAGCGAGCTATTCGGTTACGAAGGCGGCGCGTTTACGGGGGCGCTGCGCGAGGGGAAACGAGGCCTTTTCGAGCAGGCTCATGGGGGCACTGTGTTTTTGGATGAAGTCGGGGATATGCCGTTGGCGCTGCAGGCTCGCTTGCTGCGGGTGCTCCAGGAAAAACAGCTGACCCGGCTGGGGTCAAGTCAGGTGCTCAATGTAGACATTCGTGTCGTGGCGGCGACGCATCTGGATTTGCGTCAGCTCGTAGAAACGGGGCGTTTTCGGCAAGATCTGTATTATCGTCTGCATGTGCTGCCGCTGGTCGTGCCGCCGCTGCGAGAGCGGCGCGAGGATATTTTACCCTTACTGTCCTTCTTTTTGGGCGAACAGGGGCGGCCGCAGCTTACGGCGGACGAAGGCGCGCAAGCGGCGCTCTTAGCGTATGCCTGGCCCGGAAACATTCGGGAGCTGCAGAATGTGGCGGCCTATGCGGCCTTCGCCGCTGGGGAACGTATTGGCGAGGCGGATCTGCCGTACTATGTGAGGGAAACGCCGCTGGAAGAGGAAGCCTTTCGACGGCACAGCGCCTGGCCGTTGGCGCAAAGGGTGCTTGTTTGTTTGGCGGCGGGACCGGCGGGACGGAAGACTTTGGGGGTTCGGCTGTTGGAGCAGGGAGCGCCGTGCGGCGAAGGGGAAGTGCGCCGAGCGTTGGAATGGCTGCAAAGCTGGGGGCTGGCGGAGGCGCAAACTGGACGGGGCGGCAGTCGTTTAACGGAGAAAGGCGTGGCTGTGGCGAGGCAGCTTGCGTTGCTGTGTTGA
- a CDS encoding gamma-glutamyl-gamma-aminobutyrate hydrolase family protein gives MKEPIIGLLGSRLVMPGAPFPGLERDYINHDYVEALRAAGAVPLLLPVLDTAAIAAQLTCVDAVVFPGGHDVDPFSYGQQPRRGIGEILPERDVYDLAVFQEARHMGLPILGICRGMQLINVACGGTLHQDVALAGPEVGNHWQGYPRHIASHTVEVKAGSLLAEAIGASGEVRVNSHHHQVVDKLGEGLRVSARALDGVVEAVESADGAWLLAVQWHPEMMAATSEPMACLFEKFIDTIKKNSY, from the coding sequence ATGAAAGAACCGATTATTGGATTGTTGGGCAGCCGGCTGGTTATGCCGGGCGCTCCGTTTCCCGGTTTGGAACGGGATTACATCAATCATGACTATGTAGAAGCGCTGCGGGCGGCGGGGGCGGTGCCGCTTTTGCTGCCGGTGCTGGATACGGCGGCGATCGCGGCGCAGCTGACTTGCGTAGACGCGGTGGTCTTTCCTGGCGGGCATGATGTGGATCCCTTCAGCTACGGCCAGCAGCCGCGCCGAGGGATCGGAGAAATATTGCCGGAGCGGGACGTTTATGATCTGGCGGTTTTTCAGGAGGCTCGTCATATGGGCTTGCCCATTTTAGGGATCTGCCGGGGCATGCAGCTTATCAATGTGGCTTGCGGCGGCACGCTGCACCAGGACGTGGCTTTGGCCGGTCCGGAGGTGGGGAATCACTGGCAAGGCTATCCGCGGCACATTGCCAGCCATACTGTAGAGGTGAAAGCGGGTTCGTTATTGGCGGAAGCCATTGGCGCAAGCGGCGAGGTGCGCGTGAACAGCCATCATCATCAAGTGGTGGACAAGCTGGGCGAAGGTCTGCGCGTCAGCGCCAGGGCTTTGGACGGCGTGGTGGAAGCGGTGGAAAGCGCTGACGGGGCGTGGCTGTTGGCGGTGCAATGGCATCCGGAGATGATGGCGGCAACGTCGGAGCCGATGGCGTGTTTGTTTGAAAAGTTTATTGACACGATTAAAAAGAACTCTTACTAA
- a CDS encoding LytS/YhcK type 5TM receptor domain-containing protein, with protein MDVSIESIKNVGLIVLLAYPLTHYAVLQRSLVMISNSLDKVNLIVIFSILSIVTNIAGTEVFNGALLSSRIICPAIAGLISGPIVGTIVGVMGGLHRYTLGGFTALPDFLSMIASGIIGGFFYKHYREKRISFGKAFFLGAIAGTLELLLVVLLAKPSVLALALVSWLGPANVIINAIGGGLFVSILKKVQHSQYSIGASYAEIATVVAQKTLPVVRGELDLKSAQKIASILLAEAGFGAVSINDGKKVLAFCGAGDEHHKVGDVVLPQMAMLTKHEIGIANSHAEIGCAYKVCPLDSAIVVALNCGDERIGNLEVYKVRDVIHPPDVKLVTGIAELISSQIYIARLRQKEQMLSKAEYDTLRSQINPHFLFNTLSVIKFLVRTEPEKAQHLILTLASFLRKNLKTTEDLIPFSEEMKCIEFYLTIQQARFGERLAVENVIESKCLDIAFPAFTLQPLVENSLNHGLASVDGALKVVVTAQIVENRMIVKVEDNGVGIPEEVIEALRNNKVLGSMGVGLTNVNRRLKSIFGKEYSFTIQNKNPGATAEIQIPMAVKKGGQ; from the coding sequence GTGGACGTTAGCATAGAAAGCATTAAAAATGTTGGTCTTATAGTTCTTTTGGCATATCCACTTACACATTATGCTGTTTTGCAGCGTTCACTTGTGATGATTTCCAATTCTTTGGATAAGGTGAATTTGATAGTTATCTTCAGTATTTTGTCGATCGTGACCAATATAGCTGGAACGGAGGTTTTTAACGGAGCGCTATTGTCTAGCCGGATCATTTGCCCTGCTATTGCGGGGTTGATTTCAGGCCCTATTGTTGGAACCATAGTGGGAGTAATGGGCGGGCTTCATCGTTATACATTAGGCGGCTTCACTGCATTGCCTGATTTTTTATCCATGATAGCAAGTGGTATTATAGGCGGCTTCTTCTATAAGCACTATCGAGAAAAGAGAATTAGTTTTGGGAAAGCGTTTTTTTTGGGCGCTATTGCAGGAACGCTTGAGTTGCTTCTTGTTGTTCTTTTGGCTAAACCCTCGGTTTTAGCACTTGCTTTGGTAAGCTGGCTTGGGCCGGCCAATGTAATTATAAATGCAATTGGCGGAGGTCTATTTGTTAGCATTTTGAAAAAAGTTCAGCATAGTCAGTATTCTATTGGCGCCAGTTATGCGGAAATAGCAACCGTAGTTGCTCAGAAAACATTGCCTGTGGTGCGAGGTGAACTTGATCTCAAAAGTGCACAAAAAATAGCAAGTATTCTTTTAGCTGAAGCCGGCTTTGGCGCGGTTTCTATTAATGACGGAAAAAAAGTATTAGCCTTTTGTGGCGCTGGAGATGAGCACCACAAAGTGGGAGATGTAGTTTTGCCGCAGATGGCGATGCTTACTAAACATGAAATTGGAATTGCCAATTCGCATGCGGAAATTGGCTGTGCGTATAAGGTGTGTCCGCTTGATTCAGCTATTGTTGTTGCTTTGAATTGTGGAGACGAGCGGATTGGAAATCTTGAAGTCTATAAAGTTAGAGATGTTATTCATCCTCCGGATGTTAAATTGGTAACCGGAATTGCGGAGCTGATCAGCTCGCAAATTTATATAGCGAGATTAAGGCAAAAGGAGCAAATGTTGTCAAAAGCAGAATATGATACGCTGCGATCGCAAATAAATCCGCATTTTCTATTTAATACGTTAAGTGTAATAAAATTTCTTGTTCGTACTGAACCTGAAAAAGCGCAGCATTTAATATTGACCTTAGCTTCTTTTCTTAGAAAAAACTTGAAAACGACGGAAGATCTGATTCCGTTTTCTGAAGAGATGAAATGTATTGAGTTCTACTTAACGATTCAACAAGCTAGGTTTGGTGAACGCCTTGCCGTAGAGAATGTGATTGAATCTAAGTGTTTAGATATCGCTTTCCCTGCATTTACCTTGCAGCCACTAGTTGAAAACTCATTAAATCATGGTTTGGCGTCAGTAGACGGAGCCTTGAAAGTAGTAGTGACAGCTCAAATAGTTGAAAACAGGATGATTGTCAAAGTAGAAGATAATGGGGTGGGAATCCCGGAAGAAGTAATAGAAGCTCTTAGAAACAACAAAGTCCTAGGGTCTATGGGGGTCGGACTTACGAATGTGAACCGGAGACTAAAAAGCATTTTTGGGAAAGAATATTCATTTACTATACAAAATAAAAATCCTGGTGCAACGGCTGAAATTCAGATACCAATGGCAGTTAAGAAAGGTGGGCAATAA
- a CDS encoding MFS transporter — MQQQVEQKVQEMIEKKSKFRWVVMALIFCVYMIAGADRANIGVVVPYIKESFQMSNTDIGAMASLFYIGYALIQIPSGFLFSKYGVKKILSISMILTSLATAIMGTASNVFHLKAARVLLGFSEGPLNIGSLTTINKWFPAHEKGTATGIFMASIKFAPAVVPPLCAYIIYAYGWREVFYLFAIPGFIFSALWWWMVKDDPKDSQYCNTAELAYITAGKKTSAKINEGLTTKKTQRLQWLDKLIRVRKIRMLDTNRQVLSSRSLWGCALGYFLMVGITYAIMTWVPTYLVTVKKFSIMKMGFVAAAPWIGAMLGNLIGGWLSDRVFDKRRKPVMLLTAASTVIMMYSLLYSPNDPFVLGAVLLLAGILLNLGYSTFLAYPMGLVTKEKVPFAASIVNTAGSLGGAFAPFVVGVLLDKFNWDVVFAFLSISSLITFFILLTMIEPMEEDTSSNA; from the coding sequence ATGCAACAACAAGTAGAACAAAAAGTTCAGGAGATGATAGAAAAAAAGTCAAAATTTCGTTGGGTGGTTATGGCGCTGATTTTTTGCGTTTACATGATTGCCGGCGCCGACCGGGCTAATATTGGCGTAGTTGTTCCTTATATAAAAGAAAGCTTTCAAATGTCGAATACTGATATTGGCGCCATGGCCAGTCTGTTTTATATTGGATATGCTCTAATTCAAATTCCGTCTGGTTTTCTTTTTAGCAAATATGGTGTAAAGAAGATTTTATCTATATCGATGATTCTCACTTCCTTGGCTACGGCCATTATGGGGACAGCGTCGAATGTTTTTCATCTGAAAGCGGCACGAGTTTTGCTTGGGTTTTCTGAAGGACCGCTTAATATTGGTAGCTTAACTACGATTAATAAATGGTTTCCAGCTCACGAAAAAGGGACGGCAACGGGTATTTTTATGGCATCCATAAAGTTTGCTCCAGCCGTGGTGCCGCCGTTGTGCGCTTATATTATTTATGCCTATGGATGGAGAGAAGTATTCTACTTGTTTGCGATTCCTGGATTTATCTTTTCAGCGCTTTGGTGGTGGATGGTTAAAGATGATCCCAAAGATAGTCAATATTGCAATACAGCAGAACTGGCATATATTACAGCCGGGAAAAAGACTAGTGCTAAAATAAATGAGGGACTAACTACAAAGAAAACTCAGCGGCTTCAATGGCTGGATAAACTTATTCGGGTACGAAAGATACGGATGTTAGACACAAATCGCCAAGTATTGTCTTCGCGGAGTTTATGGGGCTGCGCGCTGGGCTACTTTCTAATGGTGGGTATTACGTATGCCATTATGACTTGGGTTCCCACTTACTTAGTTACTGTAAAAAAATTTTCCATTATGAAAATGGGCTTTGTAGCTGCCGCACCGTGGATTGGAGCCATGTTGGGGAATTTAATTGGAGGCTGGTTGTCTGATCGAGTGTTTGATAAGAGACGCAAGCCAGTTATGTTGTTGACTGCTGCTTCAACCGTAATTATGATGTACTCTCTACTTTATTCTCCGAACGACCCCTTTGTTTTGGGTGCGGTGTTGTTGTTGGCCGGGATACTCCTTAACTTGGGATATTCTACGTTTTTAGCGTATCCAATGGGACTGGTTACAAAAGAAAAGGTGCCTTTTGCAGCGTCTATTGTCAATACAGCGGGATCTTTAGGCGGGGCGTTTGCTCCGTTTGTGGTGGGCGTATTGCTTGACAAGTTTAACTGGGATGTAGTTTTTGCATTTTTGTCTATTAGCTCGCTCATTACTTTTTTCATCTTGTTAACTATGATTGAGCCAATGGAGGAAGATACTAGCAGCAACGCCTAG